From the Streptomyces sp. NBC_00390 genome, the window ACTGGAGCGGACAGCAGCTCAAGGACGCGCTGATGTCCACGTCCGAGCAGCTCGGCGCGGACGCGTACACGATCGGCGCGGGCCGCGTCGACGTCCCGGCCGCCGTCGACGCGACGCTCACCGCGACCGGCAGCGCCGACCTCGGCTTCTACGCCTGGCCGTACGAGGAGAACCAGCCCGTCACCCGCACGGTGACGTACTCCAACCACTCCGACGCCGCCGTGACGCTGGACCTCGCCGTCGAGGGCGTGCCCGCCGGTGCCGTGACGCTCGCCGACAGCTCGCTCACCGTGCCCGCCCACGGCACTGCGCGGACGAAGGTCACCGGCGACGGCTCGAAGGCCCCGGTCGGCACCACCTCCGGCCGGATCACCGCCACCGCGGGCGGCAAGGCCGTCGCCCACACGGCGGTCGGTCTGGTCAAGGAGGAGGAGCGGTACAACCTCACCGTCCGCGTCCTGGACCGCGACGGAGCACCCACCGCCGCCTTCCTCGGCGTGCAGCGGCTCGCCGAGGGACACGACCCCTTCCCGGCCGCCGTCGGCGACTCGGGCACCCTCGAACTGCGGCTGCCCCCGGGCACGTACACGGTCGACACCTTCCTCGACGTGCACGGCAGCAACGGGAAGGACTCGCTGGGCCTCGGTTTCCTGACCGACCCCGAGATCGTCCTCGACCGGGACCGTGAGATCACCCTCGACGGGCGTGAGCTGCGCGAGATCCGCGCGGACGTCGACCGCCGCACCGAGACCCGCCAGCTGCTGATGGAGTTCAGCCGCACCGCGGGCGGCGCCGCGTACGGCGGCGTCGTGCAGGTGCCGCCGAAGTACGACAGCGTCTTCGCGGCGCCCACCCGCAAGCCCGCCACGGGCACCTTCGAGTACCGGACCGTCTGGAGGCTCGGCAAGCCCGTGCTCGACGTCACCGCCGACGGCCGGCGCCTCGGCGAGGCCGTCGTCCAGTCGGGAACGGCCGTCCTCGACGGGAGCGAGCGCCTCGGCGTCGTGGACGCGGGCGAGGGCGCGCCGGCCGACTACACGGGCAAGGACGTGCGCGGCAAGGCCGTCGTCGTACGGCGCACGGACGCGATCAGCGCCGCGAAGCTCGCGCAGAACGCGCAGGACGCGGGCGCGAAGGCGCTGTTCGTCACCGATGACGCGCCGGGCCGGCTGATGGCCTGGTTCGGCACCGAGACCTGGGAGGAGCGCCCGCTCCATGTCGCCACCGTCAATGCGGCGGACGGCGCCCGGCTGATCGGGACGGCAAGTCGGCACGGCAGCCTGAAGCTGACCGGCACCCGGTACACGCCCTACGTCTACGACCTGTCCGAGGGCCACCCCGGCGCCGTACCGGACCGCGACCTCACCTACCGGCCGGGCAAGCGCGAACTGGCGGTGATCGACGCCAGGTTCCATGCGGCGAAGCCGGCCGACGGGGGCGAGTTCCGCTACTCGATCACCGACACCTTCCCGATCGGCTTCGGCTTCCAGGAGAAGATCGCGTTCCCGGTGGAGCGGACCGACCACGTCAGCACGGCCCCCGGGCAGCGCTGGCACGAGTCGATGAGCAACGGTCCGGGCGCCGTCGAGCAGCGCAGCGGCCTCGTGGACCACCGGGGCGGAAGCCGCCTCGAGCTCAACTGGTTCAAGCCCGTGCTGCACCCGTGGCTCGGCACCGGCCTCGGCTGGGGCCAGCAGCGCAGCGGCAACAACCTGCGGTTCAACACCCCTGGCTGGGGCGACTCGGGACCGGACCACACCGGCTTCGGCGATGTGTGGAACGACAGCTCGATGACCCAGTTCACCGAGGTGTACGTGGACGGCGAGCGAGTCGACCGCAAGATGAGCTCGGCTGCCTACGTCTGGGACGCCGACCCGGCCGAGAAGACGTACAAGGTCGTCACGGACACCACGCTCGACCCCGAGCGCTGGGAGCTCTCCACGAAGGGCCACGCGGAGTGGACGGTACGGTCCGCCGAGACCCCGGCCGACCGGATGACGTTCCTGCCGATGCTGAACCTCGGCTTCGACGTGGACACGGATCTGCACGGTGATGTGCGAGCCGGAAGCCGTCTGGAGCTCGGGATCTTCTCCGAGTACGTCAAGGGCGCGGCCTCCACCGGGAAGATCACCGGTGGGGCGCTGGAGGTGTCCTTCGACGACGGCGCGACGTGGGCGAAGGTCGAACTCGACGGCGCCCGCGGCAGGTCCGCCGCCTGGGAGGGCTCGGTCCGCGTCCCGGCGGGCGCGCAGTACATCTCCCTGCGGGCATCGGCCGCCGATGACAAGGGCGGCTCGGTGAAGCAGGAGCTGATCCGCGCGGTCGGTGTGAAGAAGTAGGAACGGGCGAAGACGAAGGGCCCGGTACCGCCGTACCGGGCCCTTCGTCATGCCTCTCAGACGGCGGCCGGTCCCACCACCCCGCGTACGACGCCGAGTTCGACCAGGTCCTGCGGTCGCAGCCGCAGCTGGTCCGCCGTGCGGGGCACCTCGGCGGGGTCGCGCTTGAGGATCGCGGCGGCGAGCTCCGGAGCGATGACGGAGAAGTAACTGTCGGGCGTGGCCCAGGTGTTGCCCGGCGCGGCGAGCGCGAGCGCGCCGCCTGAGCCGCCCTCGCCGATGAGCAGGCTGGTCAGCGGAGTACGGGCCGCTGCCATCGCCGCGAACAGCTCGGCGATCGCGGCACCCGCGCCCGCGTGCTCGGCCGCGGCGTCATTGGCCGCTCCCGGGGTGTCGATGAGCGTGAGCACAGGGATCCCCAGACGGTCGGCGAGCCGCACCACGCGCGCGGCCGTGCGGTATCCGGCGGGCAGGGTCGGGGTGCCGCACTGCGCGACGAACGCGACCGGGCGTCCGTCCCGCACTCCGACACCGCACAGCACGCCGGGGTCGACGCCCCCTGACCGGTCCCCGCGCAGCGGCTCCCGACGTGTGAAGTACGCCTCCAGATACGCCCCGGCCCGCGCCCGCCCCGGCTCGCGCGCCTGCCGCACGGCGTCCCAGCCGGTCGCCGGCAGCGCCGCAGCCCCGAGCGCGTGCGGAGGGGGCACGGGTTGGACACGAGGCGCGCCCCGCCCGGCGTCCGGGGCCTGCGGGCAGTCGGCGCCCGGTGCCGAACCAGCCTCCGCCTCACCCGGGCGGTTCGGCCCATGTGCCGATGCGTCACCGGGCGCGGGAGCCTCCTCGGGCGAGGAGCCATCGGCGGGACCATGCCCGACGCGGGGTGCGCCCGGCCGGCCGCCGGCCGGGGCAGCGGCCTCGGCCTCCGTCCCGCCTGGTGGCGAACCGACCTCGCCCGTCTCGCCGCCGCCGGCGGGCAGAAGGCTCGCCCGGCCCGGGCGGTCGGGTCGGGATGCCGGCCGTGCGCCGCCGGGGGCGGGAGCGTCTCCGGGCGCAGAACCATCGGCCGGCCGGCCGATGGGGCCAGTCGTACCGGTGTCGCTGTCGCCCGCGTCGGCCTCCGGCCCGCCCGGCGGTCCGTGCCTGCCACCGGGCACGGGCTCGGCACGGGACGCGTCCGCCGCAGTGCGGTCCTGGCCGGCCGCAGGGCCCAGTGCCGTCACCCAGAACTCCACCGTCGCCCGCAGCTCCTGCGGCCGCACGATCGCGTCGATCTGGCCCGCCGCCAGCTGGCCCTCCGCCGTGTACGCCGCCGGGTCCGCGTCAGCGGGGCGGACACGGGAGCCGGCGAAGCCGACCTGGGCGCCGGGAAGCGCCAGGACGACGTCCGCTCCCGCGCCCAGCGTCGCCCAGCCGCCGCCCGTCGTCGGATCGCGCAGCACCGCGATGTGTGCCACGCCCGCCTCGCGCAGCAGCACGGACGCGCGGGCCACCCGCTGCAGCTGGGTCAGGGCCACCATGCCCTCCTGCATCCGGCTGCCGCCTGTGGCGATCAACGAGACCAGCGGCAGCCGCCGTTCGCGCGCAAGGGCGTACGCCGCCTCCAGACGGTCCCCGGCCCGCCGGCTCAACGAGCCGCCCAGGAAGCCGAACTCGAAGGCGATCACCACACAGCGGCGGCCGTCGCCGAGTGTCGCCTCACCGTGGACGACGGACTCCGGCGAGCCCGTGCGCCGTGCCGCGCGGTCGCGGGAGGCTCCGTACCCGTCCCAGCCGATCGGTCCCTCGCCCACCTCCGGCAGCTGAGCCGTGTGGTGCTCCGTGAAGTCGTCGCAGATCAGCGCTATCGCCTCGCGCGCACTCGCCCGTTCAGCCATGAAGTGCCCGTTTCATGATCTTGCCCATGTCGTTGCGCGGCAGCACATCGAGGAAGCGCACCTCGCGCGGCCGCTTGTGCGGGGCGAGCTGGGACGCCACATGAGCCGTCAGATCCCCGGCCGACGGCGGCGCCTGGGGATCGGCCGCCACGATCCAGGCCACCACCCGTTCGCCCAGATCCGGGTCCGGCTCGCCCGTCACCGCCGCCTCGCGCACGCCCGGGTGGTCCAGGAGCACGTTCTCGATCTCCCCGGCGCCGATCTTGTAGCCGCCGCTCTTGATCAGATCCGTGGCCTTGCGGCCGACGATCCGCACCTGGCCGTCCGCGTCGCGCACGGCCATGTCCCCGGTGCGGAACCAGTCCCCGTCGAAGGCTGCGGCCGTCGCGTCGGGACGGTTCAGATACTCCGTGAACACGTTCTCGCCGCGCACCTGGATCTCGCCGATCGTCTCCCCGTCCAGCGCGGTGATCTCCGTGCCGTCCTCCTCCACCAGCCGCAGCGACACCCCGCGCAGCGGCACCCCGACCGTGCCCGGCCGGGCCTCGCCGTCCACGCGGACGCTGGTGTTCATCAGCGTCTCGGTCATGCCGTACCGCTCGATGACCCGGCGGCCGGTCGCCGCGGCGATCCGCTCGTGGTCGGGCAGCGGCAGGGCGGCCGAGCCCGACACCAGCAGGCGCGCGCCCGCCAGGGCCTTGGCGAGCTCCGGGTCGTCGTCCAGCGCTTCGGCCAGCCGGTGGTACATCGTCGGTACGCCGAAGAGCATCGTCCCGCCGCCGGTGAGCTCCCGCCTCACCCCCTCGGGTGTGAACCGGCCCAGATGCCGCACCTGACCGCCGCGGCGCAGGGGACCGAGGATGCCCAGGATCAGGCCGTGCACATGGAACAGCGGCAGGCCGTGCACGAGTACGTCGTCGGCACTCCACTGCCACGCGTCCTGCAGTGCGTCCAGTGTCGTCGCGATCGCCCGGCGCGGCAGCACGGCACCCTTGGGCGGGCCCGTGGTCCCCGACGTGTAGACGATCAGCGCGGGGGAGTCCGGGCCGGCCTCCGGCGGCAGCGGCGTCGCGGTAACCCCGGACACCGGGATGTCGACACGCTCCAGGGCTTCCAGCGCCGCGGGCAGCTCGTCGTCGGGCCCGGCCAGCACCGCGAACGGGGCGCTGTCGGCGACGATGTGCGCCAGCTCCCGCTCACCGGTCCGCGGATTCAGCGGCACGACCGGCACGCCGGCCAGCAGCGCCGCCACGGCACCGACCGCGGTCTCCAGCGTCGGCGCGGCCCACAGAGCGACCCTCCCCGGGGCCGCGTCCGGGCGGAGCCCCGTCCCTGGCCCGGCCGCCGCGATCCGGCCCGCGAGCGCGCCCGCCGCCTCGGCCAGTTCCCGGTAGGTGAGGGCGCGTTCCCCGAAGCGCAGGGCGACCTTCCCCGGGTCCTTCGCCGGGGCGAGGCCCGTCTCCCTGCGCCCGGAGCCAGGGGCGGCGCTGTCCAGTGCCGGAAAGAGGGAACCCACTCGTCGTCCTCCTTGAGTCGCGTGCTCGTGGACCGTCTCCGGTCATTCTGGCTCCCTCGCAAGGGGGAGAAGCCGGAAGCCTCCGGTCCGTCTGCGGGCCGATGTGCCGAGGCCACCGGTCCGGCACCATCGTGTCCTGCGGGGGAGACACGGGGGCAACGGGGGAGAGAACGGGGGAGCGGCGGCGTGCCCCGCCGTCCGGACGTAAGGCACGGCCGACGCGTCCGGGCGGCGGGGGCCCGTGCGTGGGCGCGGCCGGCTCAGGCCGTCGGTCTGATGTTCCGCATCCGCCCGTACGCGTAGACACATCCCGCCAGTGCCAGGTCCGACAGCAGCATGAAGCCGATGGAGTACGAGCCCTGCGTGCTGTAGATGGCGCCCATCACCAGCGGTGGCACGAACCCGCCGAGTCCGCCCATCGCTCCGACGATGCCGGTCACGCTGCCGACCTGCGGTTGCGGCGTCACCTGGGCGACGAGGGCGAAGACGCTGCCGCTCGCCGTACCGAGCCCGGCGGCCATGCACAGCAGCGCGATGGTGCCACCCGGGTACAGCGGGGGGTCGAAGGCCTGCACGATCGCCCACAGCGCCGCGAAG encodes:
- a CDS encoding acyl-CoA synthetase translates to MGSLFPALDSAAPGSGRRETGLAPAKDPGKVALRFGERALTYRELAEAAGALAGRIAAAGPGTGLRPDAAPGRVALWAAPTLETAVGAVAALLAGVPVVPLNPRTGERELAHIVADSAPFAVLAGPDDELPAALEALERVDIPVSGVTATPLPPEAGPDSPALIVYTSGTTGPPKGAVLPRRAIATTLDALQDAWQWSADDVLVHGLPLFHVHGLILGILGPLRRGGQVRHLGRFTPEGVRRELTGGGTMLFGVPTMYHRLAEALDDDPELAKALAGARLLVSGSAALPLPDHERIAAATGRRVIERYGMTETLMNTSVRVDGEARPGTVGVPLRGVSLRLVEEDGTEITALDGETIGEIQVRGENVFTEYLNRPDATAAAFDGDWFRTGDMAVRDADGQVRIVGRKATDLIKSGGYKIGAGEIENVLLDHPGVREAAVTGEPDPDLGERVVAWIVAADPQAPPSAGDLTAHVASQLAPHKRPREVRFLDVLPRNDMGKIMKRALHG
- a CDS encoding S8 family serine peptidase, translated to MTRATTRRRARLMAAGLSLVLLPAGQAVAAGADRAAAGNTAPATAAARAAHTVTLVTGDKVTVTDLGAGRKTVAVERPKGASGAVRSEISGGRVTVVPDEARPYLRSGILDERLFDVTGLIEQGLDGKDGLPLIVSYAKGTQGAAPRTRGAQPTRSLPSINAMAVEAAASGEFWRTVTSGAAKSRSAFSAGVGKVWLDGRVEAAMAASNAQIGTPKAWEAGLTGKGVTVAVLDTGVDAGHPDLAGRISASKSFIEGQEVADRDGHGTHVTSTVGGSGAASDGKEKGVAPGADLAVGKVLSDEGSGSESQIIAGMEWAAKDIDAKIVSMSLGSQQGSDGTDPMAQAVNTLSAETGALFVVAAGNSGYPGSIGSPGAADSALTIGAVDAADEPAYFTSQGPRLGDNALKPDLSAPGVGILAARSTLAPGEGTYTTMSGTSMATPHVAGVAALLAEKHPDWSGQQLKDALMSTSEQLGADAYTIGAGRVDVPAAVDATLTATGSADLGFYAWPYEENQPVTRTVTYSNHSDAAVTLDLAVEGVPAGAVTLADSSLTVPAHGTARTKVTGDGSKAPVGTTSGRITATAGGKAVAHTAVGLVKEEERYNLTVRVLDRDGAPTAAFLGVQRLAEGHDPFPAAVGDSGTLELRLPPGTYTVDTFLDVHGSNGKDSLGLGFLTDPEIVLDRDREITLDGRELREIRADVDRRTETRQLLMEFSRTAGGAAYGGVVQVPPKYDSVFAAPTRKPATGTFEYRTVWRLGKPVLDVTADGRRLGEAVVQSGTAVLDGSERLGVVDAGEGAPADYTGKDVRGKAVVVRRTDAISAAKLAQNAQDAGAKALFVTDDAPGRLMAWFGTETWEERPLHVATVNAADGARLIGTASRHGSLKLTGTRYTPYVYDLSEGHPGAVPDRDLTYRPGKRELAVIDARFHAAKPADGGEFRYSITDTFPIGFGFQEKIAFPVERTDHVSTAPGQRWHESMSNGPGAVEQRSGLVDHRGGSRLELNWFKPVLHPWLGTGLGWGQQRSGNNLRFNTPGWGDSGPDHTGFGDVWNDSSMTQFTEVYVDGERVDRKMSSAAYVWDADPAEKTYKVVTDTTLDPERWELSTKGHAEWTVRSAETPADRMTFLPMLNLGFDVDTDLHGDVRAGSRLELGIFSEYVKGAASTGKITGGALEVSFDDGATWAKVELDGARGRSAAWEGSVRVPAGAQYISLRASAADDKGGSVKQELIRAVGVKK
- a CDS encoding carboxyl transferase domain-containing protein codes for the protein MAERASAREAIALICDDFTEHHTAQLPEVGEGPIGWDGYGASRDRAARRTGSPESVVHGEATLGDGRRCVVIAFEFGFLGGSLSRRAGDRLEAAYALARERRLPLVSLIATGGSRMQEGMVALTQLQRVARASVLLREAGVAHIAVLRDPTTGGGWATLGAGADVVLALPGAQVGFAGSRVRPADADPAAYTAEGQLAAGQIDAIVRPQELRATVEFWVTALGPAAGQDRTAADASRAEPVPGGRHGPPGGPEADAGDSDTGTTGPIGRPADGSAPGDAPAPGGARPASRPDRPGRASLLPAGGGETGEVGSPPGGTEAEAAAPAGGRPGAPRVGHGPADGSSPEEAPAPGDASAHGPNRPGEAEAGSAPGADCPQAPDAGRGAPRVQPVPPPHALGAAALPATGWDAVRQAREPGRARAGAYLEAYFTRREPLRGDRSGGVDPGVLCGVGVRDGRPVAFVAQCGTPTLPAGYRTAARVVRLADRLGIPVLTLIDTPGAANDAAAEHAGAGAAIAELFAAMAAARTPLTSLLIGEGGSGGALALAAPGNTWATPDSYFSVIAPELAAAILKRDPAEVPRTADQLRLRPQDLVELGVVRGVVGPAAV